DNA sequence from the Terriglobales bacterium genome:
ATCTCGCTGTTGGCGAGCGCCAGTTTCTTCAACCAGCAGCAACTCACTGGCTTGGCAAACCTGTCGCGCTGGGCATTCCTGCTGACTTTTGCCGGGGTAGGATTGCGCACGAATTTCCGCGACATGCGCAAGCAAGGTTTGCGCCCGTTTGTTGTGGGAGCACTCGGGGAGGTCGCGATTGCCGTGGTTACGTTGGCCTTCGTGTTGGCGGCGGACAAGCTCTTCCGGTTGTAGAAGGCGAGCAGTCAGCGGCCGAATCGCGGAGACCAGCGTCGAGCAAGAACACTTGTGCACTCATGATGACCGGCTGCGGGTTCGTTTCTTGAACTTCCGGAACGCCGGCGGGCTGACGGTGCGATGCGAGTGGTCTTTTCCCTCCGCTGGATCCGCGACGCGAGCCAGCAGCAAGCATCGCGTGTAAGCGAGCGCTTCCAGCCACGCTTCGTAGGAGTCGTGAACTACGGCCGGATAGTAAGAGCCGCAGCGCTCGGGGTCATCGACGACGTTGCACAAAACTCCGCGTCGTCTTGCCTCGCGGTAAACGCGATCATTGACGTTCGCTGACGAGGTGGCCGCCACGACCATGAAAACGCTGTCCAGGTCGTTCGGCCGAAATGTACGGCGCCGCCATCGCAACTTGCCGGCGGAACTCCACTCCGCCACACGTTCAGAGGCCCGCGGAGCCACCACGGCGGTCTCGGCGCCGGTCCGCAGCAAGCTCTCGATCTTGCCCTCGCCGACGCTGCCCGCGCCCACGACCAGGCAGCGCCGGCCGGCAAACTTCAGGAACATTGGAATAAGATCCATGATGCCTTCATCCCTTCAATGCATGATTAAGTGCAAACCGCACGGCCGGGAAATGACCTGCCAGAAACTTTGAGCGAGTTGCAGAGGGAAGTCCAATTCAATTTTTGGTTGATCTGGAACCAAGTCGCGGGCGCTGCTGTCGCTTATCAGGCGCATAAAAAGAATCGATTTATAGCAACAGAACTTTGGAAAGAGGTTCCCGCGCGAATTTGAAACCCTGCCTCAGCCATCTACATCCAAACCACGCGCACCTGAGTACCGCAAATCATCCGGCCGCATAATCTAGCCGCACTGGAAACGACAAACAGATCATGCAATCTGTAACTACCGTCCTGGAAGCGTTGCAGTTGGCCCCTGGCGACAGCACCGCGATCATCATTCCTGAATCGGGGGTGCGGGTGAGCTATGCCTCGCTCCGTCGCCAAGTACTCGAAATGGCCGATACGTTGGCCGCGGCCGGGGTGCGGCGCGGCACTCGCGTCGCCATAGCGCTGCCCAACGGCCTGCCTGCGATCGTGAGTTTCCTGGCGGCAACCATCGCCGGCACCGCGGCGCCGATGAATCCAACGTATAAATACCAGGAATTCTGTTTCTACCTGCAGGACACCAGCGCGAAGGTCCTGATCCTGGGGCAGGGTGATACTGGCGAGGCCGGTCCGGCCGCCGCCGACAGCGGCACCCCGATCTTGCCGGTCCAACTCGACTCCGACGGTAATGTGCGGCTCACTGGAGTCGCGCCCAAACCCTGGACCACCGCGCCTGCCGAAGATGACGTGGCGCTGATTCTTCACACCAGCGGCAGCACCGGCCAGCCCAAGCGCGTTCCCCTTGAGCACCGCAACCTGGCGCTCTCTGCCGCGAACATTGTCGAAACCTACGCGCTCTCGCCGAACGATGTTTCGCTCTGCTTCATGCCTTTGTTTCACGTTCACGGCATCGTCGCATCCACCTTGGCCCCGTTGTTGTCGGGCGGAACCGTGGTCGCGCCCACCGGAGTGAACCCGCTTATCTTCTGGCGGCTGGTGCGGCAATATCATGTGACCTGGTACACGGCCGTCCCCACGATTCATCACGTGGTTTCGGCTCGCGCGCGCAGCGGCGATCGTCCCGACAAGGGCGGCTCACTCCGCTTCGTTCGTTCCGCCAGCGCCCCGCTAGCCCCGGAAGCGATGCGGAAAATGGAGGAAGCTTTCGGCGTGCCCGTGCTCGAGGCCTATGGCATGACGGAAGCCGCCCACCAGATGGCGTCCAATCCGCTCCCGCCGCGGCAGCGCAAGGCTGGTTCGGTGGGCCTGCCGACCGGAATCGAGATCAGCATCATGGATTCGCTCGGCAATCACCTGCAGGGCCGCGACCGCGGCGAGATCGTGATTAAGGGCGCGAGCGTCTTCAGCGGATACGAGAACAATCCGGACGCAAATGCCGAAGCCTTCGTGGATGGATGGTTCCGCACCGGCGATGAAGGGTGGAAAGACGACGACGGTTACGTTCACATTTCCGGCCGCATCAAGGAACTGATCAACCGCGCCGGCGAGAAAATTGCGCCCCGTCACGTAGATGAAGTGCTCGCCGAGCATCCCGCGGTGGCCGAAGCGGTCACCTTCGGCATGCCACATCCCACCCTCGGCGAAGAAGTTGCCGCAGCCGTGGTCTTGCGCGAAGGACACGGCGAAGCCGACCTGTTAAGGTTCTGCCGCGAGCGCCTGGCACACTTCGAGTGTCCGAAGAAAATTTTCGTCGTCGAAAGCATTCCTCGAACTGCCACCGGCAAGATCCTTCGCCGTGCCGTCGCCGCCGCCCTGTGCAGCGGCAAGGAGCACGTGGCATGAAGTTCCTGGTGGCCGGCGCTGGGGCTGTCGGGGCCTACATCGGCGCCAAGATGGCCCGTGCCGGCCTGGACGTGACGTTGTTCGCCCGCGGCAAACAGCTTCAGGCAATCCAGCAAAACGGCGTGCGCGTCCGCAGCGCCCAGGGAGATTTTGAGGCCCATCCCAAAACCACTGCCGATCTCGAGCAGGCCGGGACCTTCGATGTCGTGTTTCTCACCGTAAAGGCGCACAGTCTACCGCAGCTTGCGCCGCGGTTGAAAAGCGTTATCGGGCCGCAGACGACGGTGGTCAGCACGCAGAACGGCATCCCCTGGTGGTTCTTCCAGAACTTTGGCGGAGAACTCGACGGCTTTCGCCTGGAAAAAGTCGATCCCGGCGGGATTGTTTCTTCCGCCATCCCACCCAGGCAAGTGGTGGGCTCGATCATTTATTTCGCCACCGATATCACGGAACCCGGCGTCATTCGCCATACCGAGGGCAGCCGCATCTCGCTCGGCGAACCCGACGGCACCCGCTCCGAGCGCACCAAACAAATTGCCGATGCGCTCATCTCTTCCGGTCTGCGCTGCCCCATTACTACCCACATCCGCCAGGAAATCTGGGTCAAGATTCTCGGCAACGTGGTCTTTAACCCGATCAGCGCGCTCACCGGCGCCACCCTGGTGCAAATGGCCCAGCATCCCGAGGTCTCCCGCATCGTTCGCGAGGTGATGCGCGAAACCGAAACCCTCGGTAACAAGCTCGGATTCACTTTGCCCATCACCATCGAGCAGCGCATTGCCGGAGCGGCGAAAGTCGGCGAACACAAGACCTCGATGTTGCAGGACCTGGAGGCCGGGCGTCCTCTGGAACTCGATGCCATTGTTGGCGCCGTCGTGGAGTTGGGCGAGCGCCTGAAAGTTCCCATGCCGCACACGGAAACGATTTATGCCACCGCCAAGCTGCTATCGGAAACGCGCAGCGGCAACGTGGCGAAGCTTCCCGTAAAACCGGCCTCCGCCGAACCGGCAAAGGAAATTACCAGCACCGACATTGAATCGGTCGCGCGCGAGCTGCTTACCGCGTATGACACCGGGCAGATGGTCTCGACTCCACCCTCCGGCCGCGGCTTTGATCTCGACGCTTGCTACGCCGTCGAATGGGAGATCAAGAAGCAACGCGAGCAGGCTGGACACCGCACGACCGGCCGCAAAGTCGGGTTCGCCAATAAGGCCGTGCTGCGCCTGCTGAAGCTGAAGAAGCTGGTGTGGGCGCACATGTATGAAGACACCGTTCATTTCGCGAGCGGCAACTCCGCCACCCTGTCGCTGCCCAAGGCGCGCTCGCTGAAAATCGAGCCGGAGATCATGTTCGGCTTGAAGACTCCCATCTGTTCGGAAGGTCTGGATGCAGCCGCCGCTCTCGCCGCCTGCGAATGGATTGCCTTCGGCTTCGAAATCATTGACTGTCCATATCCCAATTGGCATTTTCAACCCGGCGACTTCGTGGCTTCGCTAGGCTTGCATGCCGCGCTTGTCGTCGGCGAGCGCAAGCCGGTCACGCCCAACCTGGTTCCCACGCTCCTGGAACAACTGCCAAGTTTCACCGTTCGCATGATGAAGAATGGACAGTTCGTGGAGGAAGGTTCAGGCAAGAATTCTCTGCGCAGCCCCGCGCAGTGCCTGGCGGAACTGGCAAGCGCAATTCTCCAACGCGGGCAGCCTCCCCTCGGCACGGGCGAGATCATCAGCTCCGGCACGCTCACCGCCGGTCATCTGATCCGCCCCGGCGAGACATGGACCGCCGAACTCGAGGGTATTCCCCTTCCCAACCTGACTTTCAGGCTCGCCTGAAACAACAAACCACGGACGCCGTTTCCAGCGCCCGTGGTCGCTACTCGCAACTCACAGTGGTTCTAGAAACCCTGTGAGCAGTAACCAACCCCGCTCAGCGACACGTTGCTCCAGAGCGTCTGCACCGGGTAGGCGCCGCCGTCGTTGCCGATCATGTTGAAGGGTGCGCCGGGAATCTGCAGGCCGTCGCCGACCCACGCGCACTTGTCGCCGATTTCCCAGCCCTGGTAATCGAACCAGGCGCCGTATCCCACCAAGCCAGCCGTCGACTCCGCACCCGGATCCGTCCACGCCTCCGCCACTTCGTGACCGAGCACGATGGTCACTCCGTCGTGGTCGCCGGTC
Encoded proteins:
- a CDS encoding bifunctional precorrin-2 dehydrogenase/sirohydrochlorin ferrochelatase, translating into MDLIPMFLKFAGRRCLVVGAGSVGEGKIESLLRTGAETAVVAPRASERVAEWSSAGKLRWRRRTFRPNDLDSVFMVVAATSSANVNDRVYREARRRGVLCNVVDDPERCGSYYPAVVHDSYEAWLEALAYTRCLLLARVADPAEGKDHSHRTVSPPAFRKFKKRTRSRSS
- a CDS encoding acyl--CoA ligase is translated as MQSVTTVLEALQLAPGDSTAIIIPESGVRVSYASLRRQVLEMADTLAAAGVRRGTRVAIALPNGLPAIVSFLAATIAGTAAPMNPTYKYQEFCFYLQDTSAKVLILGQGDTGEAGPAAADSGTPILPVQLDSDGNVRLTGVAPKPWTTAPAEDDVALILHTSGSTGQPKRVPLEHRNLALSAANIVETYALSPNDVSLCFMPLFHVHGIVASTLAPLLSGGTVVAPTGVNPLIFWRLVRQYHVTWYTAVPTIHHVVSARARSGDRPDKGGSLRFVRSASAPLAPEAMRKMEEAFGVPVLEAYGMTEAAHQMASNPLPPRQRKAGSVGLPTGIEISIMDSLGNHLQGRDRGEIVIKGASVFSGYENNPDANAEAFVDGWFRTGDEGWKDDDGYVHISGRIKELINRAGEKIAPRHVDEVLAEHPAVAEAVTFGMPHPTLGEEVAAAVVLREGHGEADLLRFCRERLAHFECPKKIFVVESIPRTATGKILRRAVAAALCSGKEHVA
- a CDS encoding 2-dehydropantoate 2-reductase, with translation MKFLVAGAGAVGAYIGAKMARAGLDVTLFARGKQLQAIQQNGVRVRSAQGDFEAHPKTTADLEQAGTFDVVFLTVKAHSLPQLAPRLKSVIGPQTTVVSTQNGIPWWFFQNFGGELDGFRLEKVDPGGIVSSAIPPRQVVGSIIYFATDITEPGVIRHTEGSRISLGEPDGTRSERTKQIADALISSGLRCPITTHIRQEIWVKILGNVVFNPISALTGATLVQMAQHPEVSRIVREVMRETETLGNKLGFTLPITIEQRIAGAAKVGEHKTSMLQDLEAGRPLELDAIVGAVVELGERLKVPMPHTETIYATAKLLSETRSGNVAKLPVKPASAEPAKEITSTDIESVARELLTAYDTGQMVSTPPSGRGFDLDACYAVEWEIKKQREQAGHRTTGRKVGFANKAVLRLLKLKKLVWAHMYEDTVHFASGNSATLSLPKARSLKIEPEIMFGLKTPICSEGLDAAAALAACEWIAFGFEIIDCPYPNWHFQPGDFVASLGLHAALVVGERKPVTPNLVPTLLEQLPSFTVRMMKNGQFVEEGSGKNSLRSPAQCLAELASAILQRGQPPLGTGEIISSGTLTAGHLIRPGETWTAELEGIPLPNLTFRLA